One segment of Cetobacterium sp. NK01 DNA contains the following:
- a CDS encoding polysaccharide deacetylase family protein, with translation MNILMALSQLEVTGAEVYGTVLSDELIRRGNKVYIVSDTLTKPTNAQYEKIEFNKRKLKDRVSQVRKLLKIIREKDIQVVHAHSRASSWSCAIACRIAKIPLVTTIHGRQPVHLSRKLVKAFGDYSLSVCENIRDHVVNDLKVKPENITVLRNMINTKEYQKSVLDNVDKNEKVISIIGRLSGPKGDVTYNLLDILHRRKDFKIQVIGGKEVPQRFKKFTGNVEFLGYVNNVSEKIRESSIVIGAGRVAVEAILCEVPVLAIGEAESVGIVTNDRLKTALKSNFGDISLNQTPLFRWTDVIPEIDKGFNMNKDELKSLREKVIEEFSLDNIVENIEKVYQREIVKKRKYEMPVIMYHRVIKDESEKGVHGTYVTVEQFEEQMKYLKKKGYETVTFKDMLNNGYKNRFDKDKKWIMLTFDDGYKDNYENAFPILKKYDFKGIIYILDGIDYNKWDVDNPGNPEKRFTLMNQDELLEMQKYGIEFGGHTSSHPRLAELKIDMAEKEISNSKNNIEKIIGKELLSFAYPYGSLNEEVKKIPQETGYRFAVATDSGSIVFSDDLFEIRRIGIFPTNNLFNFKRKVSGKYNFIKVKREEKSYGKK, from the coding sequence ATGAATATACTTATGGCACTTTCGCAGTTAGAAGTAACTGGTGCTGAGGTGTACGGAACAGTTCTAAGTGATGAACTTATTAGGAGAGGGAATAAGGTTTATATAGTTTCAGATACTTTAACTAAACCTACAAACGCACAATATGAGAAAATAGAGTTTAATAAGAGAAAACTTAAAGATAGAGTTAGTCAAGTTAGAAAACTTTTAAAAATAATCAGAGAAAAAGATATCCAAGTTGTTCATGCTCATTCAAGAGCATCTTCTTGGAGTTGTGCTATAGCTTGTAGAATAGCAAAAATCCCACTTGTAACAACGATACATGGGAGACAACCAGTACACCTAAGCAGAAAGTTAGTTAAAGCATTTGGAGATTACTCTTTAAGTGTTTGTGAGAATATAAGAGATCATGTGGTTAATGATTTAAAGGTAAAACCTGAAAATATAACTGTCCTTAGAAATATGATCAATACAAAAGAGTATCAAAAAAGTGTATTAGATAATGTTGATAAAAATGAAAAGGTTATCTCTATAATTGGAAGACTTTCTGGACCTAAAGGAGATGTAACATATAACTTACTTGATATATTACATAGAAGAAAGGATTTTAAAATCCAAGTTATAGGAGGAAAAGAGGTACCACAAAGATTTAAAAAATTTACAGGAAATGTTGAGTTCTTAGGATATGTGAATAATGTTTCTGAAAAAATAAGAGAGTCATCTATTGTTATAGGAGCGGGAAGAGTAGCAGTTGAAGCAATACTTTGTGAAGTTCCAGTTTTGGCAATTGGAGAAGCTGAATCTGTTGGAATTGTAACTAATGACAGATTAAAAACAGCTCTAAAATCTAACTTTGGAGATATCTCTTTAAATCAAACTCCTCTTTTTAGATGGACAGATGTGATTCCTGAAATTGATAAAGGGTTCAATATGAATAAAGATGAACTTAAAAGCTTAAGGGAAAAAGTAATTGAAGAGTTTTCTTTAGATAATATTGTAGAGAATATTGAGAAAGTATATCAAAGAGAGATTGTAAAGAAGAGAAAGTATGAAATGCCTGTTATTATGTATCATAGAGTTATAAAAGATGAAAGTGAAAAGGGAGTTCACGGAACTTATGTAACTGTAGAACAATTTGAAGAGCAGATGAAATATCTAAAAAAGAAAGGATACGAAACTGTTACATTTAAAGATATGCTAAATAATGGGTATAAAAACAGATTTGATAAAGATAAGAAATGGATTATGCTTACGTTTGATGATGGTTATAAAGATAACTATGAAAATGCTTTTCCTATCTTGAAAAAATATGATTTTAAAGGTATTATATACATATTAGATGGAATAGATTATAATAAATGGGATGTAGACAATCCAGGAAATCCTGAAAAAAGATTTACTCTTATGAATCAAGATGAGCTATTAGAGATGCAAAAATACGGGATAGAGTTTGGAGGACACACATCTTCTCATCCTAGACTTGCTGAACTAAAAATAGATATGGCAGAAAAAGAGATATCTAATTCTAAAAATAATATAGAAAAGATTATTGGAAAAGAGCTATTATCATTTGCATATCCATATGGTAGTTTAAATGAGGAGGTTAAAAAAATACCTCAAGAGACAGGTTATCGATTTGCTGTAGCAACTGATTCTGGAAGCATTGTTTTTTCTGATGATCTATTTGAAATAAGAAGAATTGGGATATTCCCAACAAATAATCTTTTTAATTTTAAAAGAAAAGTTTCAGGTAAGTATAACTTTATAAAAGTTAAAAGAGAAGAAAAAAGTTATGGGAAAAAGTAA
- a CDS encoding aminopeptidase: MDQRIEILAKNLVTYSCRVEKGEKVLIESIGEDSKNLVKALVKEVYAAGGHPFVTIKDQSVTRELLKGMDQTQAELMAKYELERMKDMDAYIAIRGSENASELSDIDSAKMKIYTDHFMKPVHLAERVNNTKWVVLRYPNNSMAQLANTSLESFEDFYFNVCNLDYSKMSRAMDSLTALLDRTDKVRIVGPGTDLSFSIKDIPSVKCCGLRNIPDGEVYSAPVRDSINGVITYNTPSVYQGTTFENVCFRFENGKIVEATSNNTERLNEILNTDDGARHIGEFAIGVNPYILKPMKDTLFDEKIAGSIHFTPGQAYKLADNGNKSAIHWDLVLIQRPDFGGGEIWFDDVLIRKDGIFVIEELEVLNPENLK, translated from the coding sequence GTGGATCAAAGAATTGAAATACTAGCAAAAAATTTAGTTACTTACTCATGTAGAGTAGAAAAAGGAGAAAAAGTTTTAATTGAGTCTATAGGAGAGGATTCTAAAAACTTAGTTAAAGCTTTAGTAAAAGAAGTATATGCTGCTGGAGGGCATCCTTTTGTAACAATAAAAGATCAAAGCGTTACGAGAGAACTTTTAAAAGGAATGGACCAAACACAAGCAGAGTTAATGGCAAAATATGAGTTAGAAAGAATGAAAGACATGGATGCTTACATTGCTATTAGAGGTTCTGAAAATGCTTCAGAATTATCAGACATAGATTCAGCTAAAATGAAGATATATACAGATCACTTTATGAAACCTGTACACCTAGCAGAAAGAGTAAATAACACTAAATGGGTTGTACTTAGATATCCGAATAATTCAATGGCTCAACTTGCAAATACATCTTTAGAGTCTTTTGAAGATTTCTACTTCAATGTTTGTAATTTAGATTACTCTAAAATGAGTAGAGCAATGGATTCATTAACAGCTCTTTTAGATAGAACAGACAAAGTAAGAATTGTTGGTCCTGGAACAGATCTATCATTTTCAATAAAAGATATTCCATCAGTAAAATGTTGCGGACTTAGAAATATACCAGATGGAGAGGTTTACTCAGCTCCAGTTAGAGACTCTATAAATGGAGTTATAACTTATAATACTCCTTCTGTATATCAAGGGACTACATTTGAAAATGTTTGTTTTAGATTTGAAAATGGAAAAATTGTAGAGGCAACATCTAACAATACAGAAAGATTAAATGAAATTTTAAATACAGATGACGGTGCAAGACATATAGGTGAGTTTGCTATTGGTGTAAATCCATATATCTTAAAACCTATGAAAGATACATTGTTTGATGAGAAAATAGCTGGAAGTATTCATTTTACTCCAGGACAAGCATATAAGTTAGCTGATAATGGAAATAAATCAGCTATACATTGGGATTTAGTTCTAATTCAAAGACCAGATTTTGGTGGTGGAGAGATTTGGTTTGATGATGTTTTAATTAGAAAAGATGGAATCTTTGTAATTGAAGAGTTAGAAGTATTAAATCCAGAAAATTTAAAGTAG
- a CDS encoding YaaA family protein yields MKLFFSPSKGMNYKNCKYNIENLELDQNFKDKADYLVSVLKSFSKEETGKKLKIKDKILDDVYDLYQNFYEKKEREAICLYDGVSYKQIHVENFSEKKFEYMKENVFIFSALYGVMNATTLIRPYRLDMTNKILPISPYEFWKNEVENYLSKFKDDIFINLASNEFSKILNKKLFNIIDIEFRQLDRDKVKNISTEAKKARGSLLNYIIVNEIHNLEDIKKFDLLDYSFSQEFSSEKSMFFIKKIG; encoded by the coding sequence ATGAAACTATTTTTTTCCCCTAGCAAGGGGATGAATTATAAAAATTGTAAGTACAATATAGAGAATCTAGAATTAGATCAAAATTTTAAGGATAAAGCAGATTACTTAGTATCTGTTTTAAAAAGTTTCTCAAAAGAGGAGACTGGTAAGAAATTGAAAATCAAAGATAAAATACTCGATGATGTTTATGATCTTTATCAGAATTTTTATGAGAAAAAGGAGAGAGAAGCTATCTGTCTTTATGATGGCGTTAGTTATAAACAAATCCATGTGGAAAATTTTTCAGAAAAAAAATTTGAGTATATGAAAGAAAATGTATTTATATTTTCAGCCCTATACGGGGTTATGAATGCTACAACTTTGATAAGACCTTATCGTCTTGATATGACAAACAAAATACTACCTATTTCACCTTACGAATTTTGGAAAAATGAAGTTGAAAACTATTTATCTAAATTCAAAGATGATATCTTTATCAATCTAGCTTCTAATGAATTTTCAAAAATATTAAATAAAAAACTTTTTAACATTATAGATATAGAGTTTAGACAACTTGATAGAGATAAAGTTAAAAATATCAGTACAGAAGCCAAAAAAGCTAGAGGATCTCTATTGAATTATATTATAGTAAATGAAATTCATAACCTTGAAGACATTAAAAAATTTGATCTTTTAGATTACAGTTTCTCTCAAGAATTTTCCTCAGAAAAAAGCATGTTTTTTATAAAAAAAATAGGTTAG